The Drosophila sulfurigaster albostrigata strain 15112-1811.04 unplaced genomic scaffold, ASM2355843v2 ctg60_pilon, whole genome shotgun sequence genome contains a region encoding:
- the LOC133849981 gene encoding uncharacterized protein LOC133849981 produces the protein MFATGTLASDIIANYMYVDDVLAGAHTKQAAVSAIDELRTALESAGFPLRKWTSNSKDVLRRIPKDHLLCADFLEIDEASVAKTLGIRWRATSDEFFFVTAEMVSKPSFSKREVLSQIAKLFDPAGWLAPVVIWAKIFMQEIWKQEVGWDDSLPADLTEQWISFLRNYSSLQDIRIPRWTNYAPGAKSNSTGFATPLKARMEPLFTHVWKQVDKCLIIRRPPTTFSHPDAETYLWTDSTIVLAWLDKQPCKWTTFVANRVAKIHSVNGTWQHVRSEHNPADLASRGVSPQELLGSRLWWQGPEWLTHSPAQWPSPVIGLDTELECRAVKVHAAQVLCEDFLDRFSRFDRALRVFAYVRRFAQRCRQPKVSLPETLSSQELAEAQERLIVQAQNRVYAKECASLRSHNRLIGSSDILSLNPFLDKQGVLRSCGRSLHGGNQLVMRLVRTKFWIPKLRNLVKTVISACKTCVIHRRKLQSQLMGDLPSARSTFSRPFANSGVDFAGPSTSRATTKAIHLEATTDLTAEKFLEAFSRFVARRGCPLHMYSDNGKTFVGASSILSKEFVESTRNLIVTTHSHQGLAWHFNPPGAPHMGGLWEAGVKSFKTHFYKTVSSVKHTFEELSTLLSKIEACLNSRPLTPMSEDVSDLAALTPGHFLIGGPLLSMAEPEAREDVESIRNRWQRLKALHQHFCVRWKSEYLKELHKRNKWQSPSRDLQIGDMVVIREENIPPQEWRLGRVLTACPGADERVRVVDIQTCRGVFRRPVAKLVLLPTGRAL, from the exons ATGTTCGCGACCGGTACCCTTGCTAGTGACATCATCGCCAATTATATGTACGTTGATGACGTCCTAGCAGGAGCTCACACTAAGCAGGCTGCGGTGTCTGCTATAGATGAGCTTCGAACAGCGCTCGAGAGTGCTGGGTTCCCTTTGCGTAAGTGGACCTCGAACTCGAAAGATGTGCTGAGAAGAATCCCTAAGGATCACTTGCTTTGTGCAGACTTCCTCGAGATCGACGAAGCTAGCGTCGCAAAGACGCTAGGCATTCGTTGGCGGGCCACGTCCGACGAGTTCTTTTTCGTCACCGCCGAGATGGTGTCCAAACCATCTTTCAGTAAGAGAGAAGTGCTGTCGCAGATCGCCAAGTTGTTCGATCCTGCAGGTTGGCTTGCTCCTGTGGTCATTTGGGCCAAGATTTTTATGCAAGAAATCTGGAAGCAAGAAGTCGGCTGGGACGACTCCTTACCGGCGGATCTCACAGAGCAGTGGATCAGTTTTCTGCGGAACTATTCGTCCTTGCAGGACATCCGCATTCCTAGATGGACCAACTACGCTCCCGGCGCAAAATCCAATTCCACGGGTTTTGCGACGCCTCTCAAAGCGCGTATGGAGCCGCTCTTTACGCACGTGTGGAAACAGGTGGACAAGTGTCT AATTATCCGCCGCCCTCCTACCACATTTTCCCACCCCGACGCTGAGACGTACCTGTGGACAGATTCCACTATCGTTCTGGCATGGTTGGACAAGCAGCCATGCAAGTGGACCACTTTCGTGGCGAACCGAGTGGCCAAGATTCACTCGGTGAATGGCACTTGGCAGCATGTTCGTTCCGAACACAATCCAGCCGACCTGGCAAGCCGCGGTGTCTCGCCGCAAGAGCTACTGGGCAGTCGCCTTTGGTGGCAGGGGCCTGAATGGCTGACGCACTCACCAGCGCAGTGGCCTTCACCGGTCATTGGGCTCGATACTGAATTGGAGTGTCGAGCGGTGAAGGTCCATGCAGCGCAAGTCCTGTGTGAGGACTTCCTCGACCGTTTCTCCAGGTTCGATCGAGCGCTCCGAGTGTTTGCGTATGTGCGAAGGTTTGCCCAGCGTTGCCGCCAACCCAAGGTCTCGCTTCCAGAGACGCTCAGCTCTCAAGAGCTTGCAGAAGCTCAAGAGAGGCTGATTGTACAGGCTCAGAATCGGGTATACGCGAAAGAGTGTGCTTCCCTCCGGTCCCATAATCGTCTAATCGGGTCAAGCGATATCCTAAGCTTGAATCCGTTCCTTGACAAGCAAGGTGTCCTGCGTTCGTGTGGACGC TCTCTCCATGGAGGCAACCAATTGGTGATGCGGCTGGTCCGAACCAAGTTCTGGATTCCCAAGCTAAGGAACTTGGTGAAGACAGTGATTAGTGCATGCAAGACCTGTGTGATTCATCGCCGCAAGCTCCAGTCGCAGTTGATGGGTGATCTCCCAAGCGCCCGGTCGACTTTTTCGCGACCTTTCGCTAACTCCGGAGTAGACTTCGCCGGTCCTTCGACGTCAAGAGCTAC CACGAAGGCAATCCACCTTGAGGCGACCACGGATCTGACAGCGGAAAAGTTCTTGGAAGCTTTCTCCCGATTCGTGGCACGGCGCGGGTGCCCTCTCCACATGTACTCTGACAACGGGAAAACGTTCGTCGGAGCCTCCTCCATTCTCTCCAAAGAATTTGTGGAGAGCACCCGCAACCTGATTGTCACCACTCACAGCCATCAAGGTCTTGCATGGCATTTCAACCCACCTGGTGCCCCTCACATGGGGGGTCTCTGGGAAGCGGGCGTCAAGAGCTTCAAGACGCATTTCTACAAGACGGTTTCCTCCGTAAAACATACGTTCGAGGAGCTTTCCACCCTCCTATCAAAAATTGAAGCGTGCCTCAATTCGCGGCCTTTGACTCCTATGTCAGAGGATGTGAGCGACTTGGCGGCACTTACTCCCGGTCATTTCCTGATCGGGGGTCCGCTACTCTCCATGGCGGAGCCAGAGGCCAGAGAGGATGTGGAGTCCATCCGCAACCGCTGGCAACGGCTCAAGGCTCTCCATCAGCATTTCTGTGTGCGATGGAAGAGTGAATATTTGAAGGAATTGCATAAGCGGAATAAGTGGCAGTCACCTTCACGCGATCTCCAAATCGGCGACATGGTGGTCATCAGAGAGGAGAATATACCACCTCAAGAATGGCGCCTCGGGCGTGTGTTGACCGCTTGCCCAGGTGCTGACGAAAGAGTCCGTGTGGTAGACATCCAGACGTGTCGTGGCGTTTTCCGCCGACCAGTTGCAAAGCTGGTCCTCCTTCCCACGGGACGCGCGCTCTGA